From the Musa acuminata AAA Group cultivar baxijiao chromosome BXJ3-7, Cavendish_Baxijiao_AAA, whole genome shotgun sequence genome, one window contains:
- the LOC135584832 gene encoding CBL-interacting protein kinase 32 isoform X4 — protein sequence MGSKTKIFIVLEFVTGGELFDKIANHGRMREDEARRYFQQLINAVDYCHSRGVYHRDLKPENLLLDAYGNLKVSDFGLSALSQQVRDDGLFHTTCGTPNYVAPEVLNDRGYDGATADLWSCGVILFVLLAGYLPFEDSNLMILYNKISAADFTCPPWLSFGAMRLLARILDPNPMTRITIPEILEDDWFKKGYKPPVFEEKYETSLDDVDAVFKDAEEHHVTEKKEEQPTTMNAFELISMSKGLDLGNLFDTQQEFKRETRFTSTCPANEIVSKIEEAAKPLGFDVQKKNYKMRLENVKAGRKGNLKVATEVFQVAPSLHMVEVRKAKGDTLEFHKFYKNLSNSLKDVVWIPEEDVKDQAAQSKNT from the exons ATGGGGAGCAAAACAAAGATCTTCATTGTACTTGAATTTGTTACAGGGGGAGAGCTCTTTGACAAAATA GCAAACCACGGTCGCATGAGGGAGGATGAGGCACGAAGATATTTCCAACAACTAATCAATGCTGTCGATTACTGCCACAGCAGGGGAGTCTACCACCGAGATCTCAAA CCAGAAAACTTACTACTTGATGCTTATGGTAACCTGAAAGTTTCAGACTTTGGATTAAGTGCTCTATCTCAGCAAGTCAGG GATGATGGCTTGTTTCATACTACTTGTGGCACTCCAAATTATGTTGCTCCAGAG GTTCTCAATGACAGAGGCTATGATGGTGCAACCGCAGATTTGTGGTCATGTGGAGTCATCCTATTTGTTCTACTAGCAGGGTACTTGCCTTTCGAGGATTCTAATCTCATGATCTTGTACAATAAA ATTTCGGCTGCTGACTTTACATGCCCACCTTGGCTTTCTTTTGGTGCCATGAGACTGTTGGCAAGAATCCTGGACCCAAATCCAATGACA CGTATAACTATTCCAGAGATATTGGAGGATGACTGGTTCAAGAAAGGTTACAAGCCTCCAGTATTCGAGGAGAAGTACGAGACGAGCTTGGATGATGTGGATGCTGTGTTCAAGGATGCAGAA GAACATCACGTGacagagaagaaggaagagcagCCAACAACTATGAATGCCTTTGAGCTTATCTCGATGTCAAAGGGGCTTGATCTTGGCAATTTGTTTGACACACAACAG GAATTCAAGAGGGAAACAAGATTCACATCAACATGTCCAGCCAATGAAATCGTCAGTAAGATTGAAGAAGCTGCAAAGCCTCTTGGGTTTGATGTTCAGAAAAAGAACTACAAG ATGAGGCTGGAAAATGTTAAAGCTGGGAGGAAGGGGAATCTCAAAGTTGCTACTGAG GTATTTCAAGTGGCTCCATCTCTGCACATGGTTGAGGTAAGAAAAGCTAAAGGAGACACTCTGGAATTCCATAAG TTCTATAAGAATCTCTCCAACAGCCTCAAGGATGTTGTTTGGATACCTGAGGAGGATGTGAAAGACCAAGCAGCccagagtaagaacacatga
- the LOC135584832 gene encoding CBL-interacting protein kinase 32 isoform X3: MNTTKVKRRVGKYELGRTIGEGTFAKVKFARNVETGEPVAIKILDKEKVLKHKLVEQIKREIATMKLIKHPNVVRIYEVMGSKTKIFIVLEFVTGGELFDKIANHGRMREDEARRYFQQLINAVDYCHSRGVYHRDLKDDGLFHTTCGTPNYVAPEVLNDRGYDGATADLWSCGVILFVLLAGYLPFEDSNLMILYNKISAADFTCPPWLSFGAMRLLARILDPNPMTRITIPEILEDDWFKKGYKPPVFEEKYETSLDDVDAVFKDAEEHHVTEKKEEQPTTMNAFELISMSKGLDLGNLFDTQQEFKRETRFTSTCPANEIVSKIEEAAKPLGFDVQKKNYKMRLENVKAGRKGNLKVATEVFQVAPSLHMVEVRKAKGDTLEFHKFYKNLSNSLKDVVWIPEEDVKDQAAQSKNT, translated from the exons ATGAACACGACTAAGGTGAAGCGTCGAGTGGGTAAATATGAACTCGGACGTACAATTGGGGAAGGAACATTTGCAAAAGTTAAATTTGCGAGGAATGTTGAGACCGGGGAACCGGTTGCTATCAAGATCCTTGACAAGGAGAAGGTTCTCAAGCACAAGCTGGTTGAACAG ATTAAGCGTGAAATTGCGACGATGAAGTTAATAAAGCATCCTAATGTTGTTCGCATATATGAG GTGATGGGGAGCAAAACAAAGATCTTCATTGTACTTGAATTTGTTACAGGGGGAGAGCTCTTTGACAAAATA GCAAACCACGGTCGCATGAGGGAGGATGAGGCACGAAGATATTTCCAACAACTAATCAATGCTGTCGATTACTGCCACAGCAGGGGAGTCTACCACCGAGATCTCAAA GATGATGGCTTGTTTCATACTACTTGTGGCACTCCAAATTATGTTGCTCCAGAG GTTCTCAATGACAGAGGCTATGATGGTGCAACCGCAGATTTGTGGTCATGTGGAGTCATCCTATTTGTTCTACTAGCAGGGTACTTGCCTTTCGAGGATTCTAATCTCATGATCTTGTACAATAAA ATTTCGGCTGCTGACTTTACATGCCCACCTTGGCTTTCTTTTGGTGCCATGAGACTGTTGGCAAGAATCCTGGACCCAAATCCAATGACA CGTATAACTATTCCAGAGATATTGGAGGATGACTGGTTCAAGAAAGGTTACAAGCCTCCAGTATTCGAGGAGAAGTACGAGACGAGCTTGGATGATGTGGATGCTGTGTTCAAGGATGCAGAA GAACATCACGTGacagagaagaaggaagagcagCCAACAACTATGAATGCCTTTGAGCTTATCTCGATGTCAAAGGGGCTTGATCTTGGCAATTTGTTTGACACACAACAG GAATTCAAGAGGGAAACAAGATTCACATCAACATGTCCAGCCAATGAAATCGTCAGTAAGATTGAAGAAGCTGCAAAGCCTCTTGGGTTTGATGTTCAGAAAAAGAACTACAAG ATGAGGCTGGAAAATGTTAAAGCTGGGAGGAAGGGGAATCTCAAAGTTGCTACTGAG GTATTTCAAGTGGCTCCATCTCTGCACATGGTTGAGGTAAGAAAAGCTAAAGGAGACACTCTGGAATTCCATAAG TTCTATAAGAATCTCTCCAACAGCCTCAAGGATGTTGTTTGGATACCTGAGGAGGATGTGAAAGACCAAGCAGCccagagtaagaacacatga
- the LOC135584832 gene encoding CBL-interacting protein kinase 32 isoform X2, whose product MNTTKVKRRVGKYELGRTIGEGTFAKVKFARNVETGEPVAIKILDKEKVLKHKLVEQIKREIATMKLIKHPNVVRIYEVMGSKTKIFIVLEFVTGGELFDKIANHGRMREDEARRYFQQLINAVDYCHSRGVYHRDLKPENLLLDAYGNLKVSDFGLSALSQQVRDDGLFHTTCGTPNYVAPEVLNDRGYDGATADLWSCGVILFVLLAGYLPFEDSNLMILYNKISAADFTCPPWLSFGAMRLLARILDPNPMTRITIPEILEDDWFKKGYKPPVFEEKYETSLDDVDAVFKDAEEHHVTEKKEEQPTTMNAFELISMSKGLDLGNLFDTQQEFKRETRFTSTCPANEIVSKIEEAAKPLGFDVQKKNYKMRLENVKAGRKGNLKVATEVFQVAPSLHMVEFYKNLSNSLKDVVWIPEEDVKDQAAQSKNT is encoded by the exons ATGAACACGACTAAGGTGAAGCGTCGAGTGGGTAAATATGAACTCGGACGTACAATTGGGGAAGGAACATTTGCAAAAGTTAAATTTGCGAGGAATGTTGAGACCGGGGAACCGGTTGCTATCAAGATCCTTGACAAGGAGAAGGTTCTCAAGCACAAGCTGGTTGAACAG ATTAAGCGTGAAATTGCGACGATGAAGTTAATAAAGCATCCTAATGTTGTTCGCATATATGAG GTGATGGGGAGCAAAACAAAGATCTTCATTGTACTTGAATTTGTTACAGGGGGAGAGCTCTTTGACAAAATA GCAAACCACGGTCGCATGAGGGAGGATGAGGCACGAAGATATTTCCAACAACTAATCAATGCTGTCGATTACTGCCACAGCAGGGGAGTCTACCACCGAGATCTCAAA CCAGAAAACTTACTACTTGATGCTTATGGTAACCTGAAAGTTTCAGACTTTGGATTAAGTGCTCTATCTCAGCAAGTCAGG GATGATGGCTTGTTTCATACTACTTGTGGCACTCCAAATTATGTTGCTCCAGAG GTTCTCAATGACAGAGGCTATGATGGTGCAACCGCAGATTTGTGGTCATGTGGAGTCATCCTATTTGTTCTACTAGCAGGGTACTTGCCTTTCGAGGATTCTAATCTCATGATCTTGTACAATAAA ATTTCGGCTGCTGACTTTACATGCCCACCTTGGCTTTCTTTTGGTGCCATGAGACTGTTGGCAAGAATCCTGGACCCAAATCCAATGACA CGTATAACTATTCCAGAGATATTGGAGGATGACTGGTTCAAGAAAGGTTACAAGCCTCCAGTATTCGAGGAGAAGTACGAGACGAGCTTGGATGATGTGGATGCTGTGTTCAAGGATGCAGAA GAACATCACGTGacagagaagaaggaagagcagCCAACAACTATGAATGCCTTTGAGCTTATCTCGATGTCAAAGGGGCTTGATCTTGGCAATTTGTTTGACACACAACAG GAATTCAAGAGGGAAACAAGATTCACATCAACATGTCCAGCCAATGAAATCGTCAGTAAGATTGAAGAAGCTGCAAAGCCTCTTGGGTTTGATGTTCAGAAAAAGAACTACAAG ATGAGGCTGGAAAATGTTAAAGCTGGGAGGAAGGGGAATCTCAAAGTTGCTACTGAG GTATTTCAAGTGGCTCCATCTCTGCACATGGTTGAG TTCTATAAGAATCTCTCCAACAGCCTCAAGGATGTTGTTTGGATACCTGAGGAGGATGTGAAAGACCAAGCAGCccagagtaagaacacatga
- the LOC135584832 gene encoding CBL-interacting protein kinase 32 isoform X1, whose translation MNTTKVKRRVGKYELGRTIGEGTFAKVKFARNVETGEPVAIKILDKEKVLKHKLVEQIKREIATMKLIKHPNVVRIYEVMGSKTKIFIVLEFVTGGELFDKIANHGRMREDEARRYFQQLINAVDYCHSRGVYHRDLKPENLLLDAYGNLKVSDFGLSALSQQVRDDGLFHTTCGTPNYVAPEVLNDRGYDGATADLWSCGVILFVLLAGYLPFEDSNLMILYNKISAADFTCPPWLSFGAMRLLARILDPNPMTRITIPEILEDDWFKKGYKPPVFEEKYETSLDDVDAVFKDAEEHHVTEKKEEQPTTMNAFELISMSKGLDLGNLFDTQQEFKRETRFTSTCPANEIVSKIEEAAKPLGFDVQKKNYKMRLENVKAGRKGNLKVATEVFQVAPSLHMVEVRKAKGDTLEFHKFYKNLSNSLKDVVWIPEEDVKDQAAQSKNT comes from the exons ATGAACACGACTAAGGTGAAGCGTCGAGTGGGTAAATATGAACTCGGACGTACAATTGGGGAAGGAACATTTGCAAAAGTTAAATTTGCGAGGAATGTTGAGACCGGGGAACCGGTTGCTATCAAGATCCTTGACAAGGAGAAGGTTCTCAAGCACAAGCTGGTTGAACAG ATTAAGCGTGAAATTGCGACGATGAAGTTAATAAAGCATCCTAATGTTGTTCGCATATATGAG GTGATGGGGAGCAAAACAAAGATCTTCATTGTACTTGAATTTGTTACAGGGGGAGAGCTCTTTGACAAAATA GCAAACCACGGTCGCATGAGGGAGGATGAGGCACGAAGATATTTCCAACAACTAATCAATGCTGTCGATTACTGCCACAGCAGGGGAGTCTACCACCGAGATCTCAAA CCAGAAAACTTACTACTTGATGCTTATGGTAACCTGAAAGTTTCAGACTTTGGATTAAGTGCTCTATCTCAGCAAGTCAGG GATGATGGCTTGTTTCATACTACTTGTGGCACTCCAAATTATGTTGCTCCAGAG GTTCTCAATGACAGAGGCTATGATGGTGCAACCGCAGATTTGTGGTCATGTGGAGTCATCCTATTTGTTCTACTAGCAGGGTACTTGCCTTTCGAGGATTCTAATCTCATGATCTTGTACAATAAA ATTTCGGCTGCTGACTTTACATGCCCACCTTGGCTTTCTTTTGGTGCCATGAGACTGTTGGCAAGAATCCTGGACCCAAATCCAATGACA CGTATAACTATTCCAGAGATATTGGAGGATGACTGGTTCAAGAAAGGTTACAAGCCTCCAGTATTCGAGGAGAAGTACGAGACGAGCTTGGATGATGTGGATGCTGTGTTCAAGGATGCAGAA GAACATCACGTGacagagaagaaggaagagcagCCAACAACTATGAATGCCTTTGAGCTTATCTCGATGTCAAAGGGGCTTGATCTTGGCAATTTGTTTGACACACAACAG GAATTCAAGAGGGAAACAAGATTCACATCAACATGTCCAGCCAATGAAATCGTCAGTAAGATTGAAGAAGCTGCAAAGCCTCTTGGGTTTGATGTTCAGAAAAAGAACTACAAG ATGAGGCTGGAAAATGTTAAAGCTGGGAGGAAGGGGAATCTCAAAGTTGCTACTGAG GTATTTCAAGTGGCTCCATCTCTGCACATGGTTGAGGTAAGAAAAGCTAAAGGAGACACTCTGGAATTCCATAAG TTCTATAAGAATCTCTCCAACAGCCTCAAGGATGTTGTTTGGATACCTGAGGAGGATGTGAAAGACCAAGCAGCccagagtaagaacacatga
- the LOC135643187 gene encoding uncharacterized protein LOC135643187 isoform X1, translated as MEGGSPDRNSVGSGPKRSSVSSRGRSRGSSSSSCKDFLRKFVDSEILTANLEDWLSGISEESEFRKPTLDVPFELTEIQNFDYALEGVSFQQLIRMPNSLYESTSDAVEATAHLAIEDFLHASVKGLWETFWGHDEPVPLSVACIHSTSSKFYPAEKAIARGKLEGICATAILLKNSRDLRGKWDQIVELALLRPDVGISMQNDQRPSPSVLGEALFFALRVLLARSLSKSSNVLRNSNCVFVLLVDSQYGGVVKVEGDVGKLNFDGDVYECAAKWIKKHAKVTVSTIDRIWNKLGNANWGDIGTLQVLLATFHCMVQFSGMPKYLLEDLATGHSSRLQNRRTERQLVDAHINGIGLFRFQQQSHSPEIVEVQDESVKIDSRETVKLEKGSALWMEELDYQTGFVIDEVITDGDIQSYIVTPIEESNQPGKKLMMYVGSVPSHLESAWEDMDLWYQVQRQNKVLNLMKQRGLSSKYLPQMVASGLMVHPGKCNKPASGRTCGHPWCGTPILVTSPAGETVSNMRRNGLFGPEEALRCCHDCLSALAIASSAGIRHGDIRPENVILVSNDGKHPSFVLIGWGHAVLEERDRPSMNLFFSSTYALQEGKLCAASDAESLIYLLYYSCGGEFPELDSVEVALQWREMSLSKRVIQQKLGDISAVLKAFADYVDTLCRTPYPIDYDIWLRRLRRTINEDHGKEIDASN; from the exons ATGGAAG GTGGGTCCCCAGACCGGAATTCAGTTGGGTCTGGTCCAAAAAGATCTAGTGTGTCATCAAGGGGTCGTTCAAGGGGTTCGTCATCTTCCAGTTGCAAGGATTTTCTTCGGAAGTTTGTGGATAGTGAGATTCTGACAGCAAACCTTGAAGACTGGCTTTCAGGAATATCTGAGGAATCAGAATTTAGGAAGCCTACCTTAGATGTTCCCTTTGAACTTACAGAAATCCAGAATTTTGATTATGCACTGGAAGGTGTTTCTTTTCAGCAGTTGATACGGATGCCCAATTCTCTTTATGAATCGACATCTGATGCTGTTGAAGCGACTGCCCATCTTGCTATTGAGGATTTCCTACATGCTAGTGTGAAGGGATTGTGGGAGACCTTTTGGGGTCATGATGAACCTGTGCCTTTGTCAGTAGCCTGTATACACAGCACAAGTTCGAAATTTTATCCTGCTGAAAAGGCTATTGCCAGAGGAAAGCTTGAAGGTATTTGTGCAACTGCCATATTACTGAAAAATAGTAGGGACTTACGTGGGAAATGGGATCAGATTGTTGAATTAGCTTTGCTGAGGCCCGATGTTGGGATTTCAATGCAGAATGATCAGCGGCCTTCTCCATCTGTCCTTGGGGAAGCACTTTTCTTTGCTCTCCGTGTGTTGTTAGCTAGAAGCCTTAGCAAATCAAGTAATGTGCTCCGTAATTCAAACTGTGTATTTGTTCTCCTTGTTGATTCACAATATGGTGGTGTAGTAAAAGTTGAAGGTGATGTTGGTAAGTTAAATTTTGATGGTGATGTCTATGAATGTGCAGCCAAATGGATCAAGAAACATGCCAAAGTTACAGTTTCTACGATTGACCGAATCTGGAACAAGCTTGGGAATGCCAACTGGGGTGACATTGGAACTCTACAGGTGCTTCTTGCAACCTTCCATTGTATGGTCCAGTTTTCTGGAATGCCGAAATATCTACTCGAGGATTTGGCTACAGGACATAGTTCTCGTCTCCAGAATCGGAGAACTGAAAGGCAGTTAGTAGATGCACACATTAATGGTATTGGTTTGTTCCGTTTCCAGCAGCAAAGTCATTCACCTGAAATTGTTGAAGTCCAGGATGAATCCGTAAAGATTGATTCTAGAGAGACTGTAAAGCTAGAGAAAGGTTCGGCTTTATGGATGGAAGAATTAGACTATCAAACGGGATTTGTGATTGATGAAGTCATAACTGATGGTGATATTCAAAGTTATATTGTTACTCCAATAGAAGAATCAAATCAACCAGGAAAGAAGCTTATGATGTATGTTGGATCTGTTCCTTCTCATTTGGAATCAGCATGGGAGGATATGGATCTGTGGTACCAGGTTCAGAGGCAGAACAAGGTATTGAATCTAATGAAGCAAAGAGGTTTGTCCAGCAAGTATCTTCCCCAGATGGTTGCATCTGGACTAATGGTTCACCCTGGCAAGTGCAACAAACCAGCTTCTGGTAGAACTTGTGGTCATCCTTGGTGTGGTACCCcaatcctggtgacatctcctgcGGGTGAGACTGTTTCTAATATGAGGAGAAATGGTTTATTTGGTCCCGAGGAAGCTCTCAGATGTTGTCATGACTGCTTATCTGCTCTTGCAATTGCATCTTCTGCTGGAATAAGGCATGGTGATATCCGTCCAGAGAATGTTATCCTTGTAAGCAATGATGGGAAGCATCCGTCTTTTGTCCTAATTGGGTGGGGTCATGCCGTTCTTGAAGAAAGGGATCGCCCATCAatgaatcttttcttttcttcaacaTATGCCCTACAGGAAGGTAAGCTCTGTGCTGCGTCAGATGCAGAAAGTCTGATCTACTTGCTGTACTACTCATGTGGTGGAGAATTCCCTGAACTGGATTCAGTTGAAGTGGCTCTTCAATGGAGAGAAATGTCTTTATCGAAAAGGGTCATACAGCAGAAGCTGGGGGATATCTCAGCTGTGCTGAAAGCCTTTGCTGATTATGTTGATACGTTATGTAGAACTCCTTATCCTATAGATTATGATATATGGTTGAGAAGATTGAGAAGAACCATTAATGAAGATCATGGAAAGGAAATTGATGCTTCAAACTAG
- the LOC135643187 gene encoding uncharacterized protein LOC135643187 isoform X2: protein MEDRNSVGSGPKRSSVSSRGRSRGSSSSSCKDFLRKFVDSEILTANLEDWLSGISEESEFRKPTLDVPFELTEIQNFDYALEGVSFQQLIRMPNSLYESTSDAVEATAHLAIEDFLHASVKGLWETFWGHDEPVPLSVACIHSTSSKFYPAEKAIARGKLEGICATAILLKNSRDLRGKWDQIVELALLRPDVGISMQNDQRPSPSVLGEALFFALRVLLARSLSKSSNVLRNSNCVFVLLVDSQYGGVVKVEGDVGKLNFDGDVYECAAKWIKKHAKVTVSTIDRIWNKLGNANWGDIGTLQVLLATFHCMVQFSGMPKYLLEDLATGHSSRLQNRRTERQLVDAHINGIGLFRFQQQSHSPEIVEVQDESVKIDSRETVKLEKGSALWMEELDYQTGFVIDEVITDGDIQSYIVTPIEESNQPGKKLMMYVGSVPSHLESAWEDMDLWYQVQRQNKVLNLMKQRGLSSKYLPQMVASGLMVHPGKCNKPASGRTCGHPWCGTPILVTSPAGETVSNMRRNGLFGPEEALRCCHDCLSALAIASSAGIRHGDIRPENVILVSNDGKHPSFVLIGWGHAVLEERDRPSMNLFFSSTYALQEGKLCAASDAESLIYLLYYSCGGEFPELDSVEVALQWREMSLSKRVIQQKLGDISAVLKAFADYVDTLCRTPYPIDYDIWLRRLRRTINEDHGKEIDASN, encoded by the exons ATGGAAG ACCGGAATTCAGTTGGGTCTGGTCCAAAAAGATCTAGTGTGTCATCAAGGGGTCGTTCAAGGGGTTCGTCATCTTCCAGTTGCAAGGATTTTCTTCGGAAGTTTGTGGATAGTGAGATTCTGACAGCAAACCTTGAAGACTGGCTTTCAGGAATATCTGAGGAATCAGAATTTAGGAAGCCTACCTTAGATGTTCCCTTTGAACTTACAGAAATCCAGAATTTTGATTATGCACTGGAAGGTGTTTCTTTTCAGCAGTTGATACGGATGCCCAATTCTCTTTATGAATCGACATCTGATGCTGTTGAAGCGACTGCCCATCTTGCTATTGAGGATTTCCTACATGCTAGTGTGAAGGGATTGTGGGAGACCTTTTGGGGTCATGATGAACCTGTGCCTTTGTCAGTAGCCTGTATACACAGCACAAGTTCGAAATTTTATCCTGCTGAAAAGGCTATTGCCAGAGGAAAGCTTGAAGGTATTTGTGCAACTGCCATATTACTGAAAAATAGTAGGGACTTACGTGGGAAATGGGATCAGATTGTTGAATTAGCTTTGCTGAGGCCCGATGTTGGGATTTCAATGCAGAATGATCAGCGGCCTTCTCCATCTGTCCTTGGGGAAGCACTTTTCTTTGCTCTCCGTGTGTTGTTAGCTAGAAGCCTTAGCAAATCAAGTAATGTGCTCCGTAATTCAAACTGTGTATTTGTTCTCCTTGTTGATTCACAATATGGTGGTGTAGTAAAAGTTGAAGGTGATGTTGGTAAGTTAAATTTTGATGGTGATGTCTATGAATGTGCAGCCAAATGGATCAAGAAACATGCCAAAGTTACAGTTTCTACGATTGACCGAATCTGGAACAAGCTTGGGAATGCCAACTGGGGTGACATTGGAACTCTACAGGTGCTTCTTGCAACCTTCCATTGTATGGTCCAGTTTTCTGGAATGCCGAAATATCTACTCGAGGATTTGGCTACAGGACATAGTTCTCGTCTCCAGAATCGGAGAACTGAAAGGCAGTTAGTAGATGCACACATTAATGGTATTGGTTTGTTCCGTTTCCAGCAGCAAAGTCATTCACCTGAAATTGTTGAAGTCCAGGATGAATCCGTAAAGATTGATTCTAGAGAGACTGTAAAGCTAGAGAAAGGTTCGGCTTTATGGATGGAAGAATTAGACTATCAAACGGGATTTGTGATTGATGAAGTCATAACTGATGGTGATATTCAAAGTTATATTGTTACTCCAATAGAAGAATCAAATCAACCAGGAAAGAAGCTTATGATGTATGTTGGATCTGTTCCTTCTCATTTGGAATCAGCATGGGAGGATATGGATCTGTGGTACCAGGTTCAGAGGCAGAACAAGGTATTGAATCTAATGAAGCAAAGAGGTTTGTCCAGCAAGTATCTTCCCCAGATGGTTGCATCTGGACTAATGGTTCACCCTGGCAAGTGCAACAAACCAGCTTCTGGTAGAACTTGTGGTCATCCTTGGTGTGGTACCCcaatcctggtgacatctcctgcGGGTGAGACTGTTTCTAATATGAGGAGAAATGGTTTATTTGGTCCCGAGGAAGCTCTCAGATGTTGTCATGACTGCTTATCTGCTCTTGCAATTGCATCTTCTGCTGGAATAAGGCATGGTGATATCCGTCCAGAGAATGTTATCCTTGTAAGCAATGATGGGAAGCATCCGTCTTTTGTCCTAATTGGGTGGGGTCATGCCGTTCTTGAAGAAAGGGATCGCCCATCAatgaatcttttcttttcttcaacaTATGCCCTACAGGAAGGTAAGCTCTGTGCTGCGTCAGATGCAGAAAGTCTGATCTACTTGCTGTACTACTCATGTGGTGGAGAATTCCCTGAACTGGATTCAGTTGAAGTGGCTCTTCAATGGAGAGAAATGTCTTTATCGAAAAGGGTCATACAGCAGAAGCTGGGGGATATCTCAGCTGTGCTGAAAGCCTTTGCTGATTATGTTGATACGTTATGTAGAACTCCTTATCCTATAGATTATGATATATGGTTGAGAAGATTGAGAAGAACCATTAATGAAGATCATGGAAAGGAAATTGATGCTTCAAACTAG
- the LOC135642551 gene encoding uncharacterized protein LOC135642551, with translation MGSEAIQAAKVYRSLLKAVKKYIGNDGSKRHFRNYITEEFRKNASVSDQATVENKIKLAHEYTFLLNSVHHHKELLFSYNIAVDRSDEMKKVLNKSAASVGLRLPDVYQP, from the exons ATGGGATCTGAAGCTATACAAGCTGCAAAGGTGTATCGCAGTCTTCTCAAAGCTGTCAAGAAATATATCGGTAATGATGGCAGCAAAAGGCATTTCAGAAATTACATCACTGAGGAGTTCCGAAAAAATGCTTCTGTGTCTGATCAGGCTACAGTTGAGAACAAAATCAAGCTGGCTCATGAGTACACTTTCCTACTGAACAGTGTGCACCATCATAAG GAATTGCTCTTTTCATACAACATAGCTGTGGATCGATCAGATGAAATGAAGAAAGTATTGAATAAATCTGCTGCCAGTGTGGGTCTTCGGTTACCTGATGTTTATCAGCCTTGA